The following proteins are encoded in a genomic region of Oceanisphaera profunda:
- a CDS encoding universal stress protein: protein MYKSLLVAIDGSKQSEKALTLACHLARQDDAQVHIVHAPQALQHPAMMTWGIGSVSLDDSREELEVTGNKIVERAIQEASALGVAHVQGHVVRGEPAHAIIQEAQKLGVDVIVLGCRGLGNLEGMALGSISHKVNHSAKCGVITVR, encoded by the coding sequence ATGTATAAGTCATTATTGGTTGCGATTGATGGTTCTAAACAAAGTGAAAAAGCCCTGACCTTAGCCTGTCATTTAGCTCGGCAAGATGATGCCCAAGTGCATATAGTCCATGCACCTCAGGCGTTACAGCATCCCGCTATGATGACTTGGGGCATAGGCTCGGTGTCACTTGACGATAGTCGTGAGGAGCTAGAAGTCACCGGCAATAAAATAGTGGAGCGCGCGATACAGGAGGCGAGCGCTTTAGGGGTGGCGCATGTTCAGGGGCACGTGGTTCGAGGGGAGCCGGCGCACGCTATTATTCAAGAGGCGCAGAAGCTAGGCGTGGATGTGATTGTGTTGGGATGTCGGGGCTTGGGCAACCTAGAGGGCATGGCGCTGGGCAGTATTTCCCATAAAGTGAACCACAGTGCCAAGTGCGGCGTTATCACCGTTCGTTAA
- the der gene encoding ribosome biogenesis GTPase Der codes for MMPVVALVGRPNVGKSTLFNRLTRTRDALVANFPGLTRDRQYGQAKIGELEFIVVDTGGIDGTEEGIELKMAEQSLAAIDEADVVLFMVDGRAGLSSADEGIAAHLRRCHKRTLLVVNKTDGIDADSAVSEFYQLGLGEVYPIAATHGRGVLSLIEIALAPQLEQLAAEHEQMVAAAEADAEADADEEADDEFDFSDLDEDQIQDLLAVMDEANEEDAQQFADLPIKLAIVGRPNVGKSTLTNRILGEERVVVYDQPGTTRDSVYIPMQRDEQDYILIDTAGVRRRGRVNETVEKFSVIKTLKAIEDANVVLLIVDAREGISEQDLSLLGFVLNAGRSIVLAVNKWDGLENDAREEIKRELDRRLGFIDFARLHFISALHGSGVGNLFDSVKEAYTSATKRVNTSMLTRIMMMAQDDHQPPLVSGRRVKLKYAHAGGYNPPRIIVHGNQVKALPESYKRYLINYFRRSLQIMGTPIRVEFNEGENPYAGIKNKLTPNQMRKRKRLMKFNKKKK; via the coding sequence ATGATGCCAGTTGTGGCTCTGGTGGGTCGCCCGAACGTGGGCAAATCCACTTTATTTAACCGTTTAACCCGCACCCGAGATGCGCTTGTCGCCAACTTTCCCGGTTTAACCCGCGATCGCCAATACGGCCAAGCCAAAATTGGTGAGCTGGAATTTATTGTGGTCGATACTGGCGGTATCGATGGCACAGAAGAAGGCATAGAGCTGAAAATGGCCGAGCAGTCACTGGCCGCCATTGATGAAGCAGATGTCGTGCTGTTTATGGTTGATGGCCGAGCGGGCTTAAGCTCAGCCGATGAAGGCATAGCGGCGCACTTACGCCGCTGTCATAAGCGCACTTTACTGGTGGTAAACAAAACCGACGGCATAGACGCCGATTCCGCCGTCAGCGAATTTTATCAGCTGGGCTTAGGCGAAGTGTATCCCATTGCCGCTACTCACGGCCGTGGCGTACTCAGCCTGATTGAAATTGCCTTAGCACCCCAGCTTGAACAGCTGGCCGCCGAGCATGAGCAAATGGTTGCCGCCGCAGAAGCAGACGCTGAGGCAGACGCCGATGAAGAAGCCGATGATGAGTTTGATTTCTCGGATCTCGATGAAGATCAAATTCAAGACTTGCTCGCGGTCATGGATGAAGCCAACGAAGAAGATGCCCAGCAGTTTGCCGACTTACCGATCAAGCTCGCCATCGTGGGTCGCCCCAACGTGGGCAAATCGACGCTGACCAACCGCATCTTAGGCGAAGAGCGGGTCGTGGTTTACGACCAACCCGGTACTACCCGTGACTCTGTGTATATTCCAATGCAGCGTGACGAGCAAGATTATATCTTGATCGATACTGCGGGCGTGCGTCGTCGCGGACGAGTAAATGAAACCGTTGAGAAATTCTCGGTGATCAAAACTCTAAAAGCCATCGAAGATGCCAACGTAGTGCTGTTGATCGTGGACGCGCGCGAGGGTATTTCCGAACAAGATTTGAGCTTGCTCGGTTTTGTGCTGAATGCGGGCCGCAGTATCGTATTAGCGGTTAATAAGTGGGACGGGCTAGAGAATGACGCGCGCGAAGAAATTAAGCGCGAATTAGATCGTCGCTTAGGCTTTATCGACTTTGCCCGCTTGCACTTTATCTCGGCACTGCACGGCAGCGGCGTGGGTAACTTATTTGATTCGGTTAAAGAGGCGTACACCTCTGCCACCAAGCGCGTTAATACCTCGATGCTGACCCGCATTATGATGATGGCGCAGGACGATCACCAGCCACCCTTGGTGAGCGGTCGTCGGGTGAAGCTGAAATATGCTCACGCGGGCGGTTATAACCCACCGCGCATTATCGTGCACGGTAATCAAGTAAAAGCCTTACCCGAGTCTTATAAGCGTTACTTGATTAACTACTTCCGTCGTTCCTTACAAATTATGGGCACGCCGATACGGGTGGAATTCAACGAAGGTGAAAACCCGTACGCAGGTATCAAGAACAAGTTAACACCAAACCAGATGCGCAAGCGTAAGCGTTTGATGAAGTTTAACAAAAAGAAAAAATAA
- the bamB gene encoding outer membrane protein assembly factor BamB, whose translation MSVRKSLNLLLPALLGLSIAACSSTPDLAPASPLPEVGNTLNTKARWSTSIGNGVGEYYSQLKPVVEGDRVFAASRDGMLAAYDKETGKRQWQLRLDKLAVNEQQRSPRIAGGLVAAYGNLYFGSENGLVYAVSQADGDLLWTQTVAGEVLAAPAVDDGKVVVHTSAGNLIALDSSTGVQQWQLRNEQPSLTLRSQATPVTAGGAVLYGRADGRLGIALLANGQPVRDTRIANPRGATELERMVDVAAKPVILGDILFTIAYNGQLTAHQLISGQELWKRQYQGSQDLSTDGRLLYISDSRSHLFAVDARSGMEVWSNTELENRQLTASVVFGDYLVAGDAQGYLYWFDSQTGVLKSLQRIDSKGLYVAPIVAGNTLYVQSRSGDLLAIDQP comes from the coding sequence ATGAGTGTACGCAAATCCTTAAACTTGCTGCTGCCAGCCCTGTTGGGCTTAAGCATAGCGGCTTGCTCAAGCACGCCTGATCTCGCGCCGGCTAGCCCCTTGCCGGAGGTGGGTAATACCCTAAACACCAAGGCCCGCTGGTCTACCTCTATCGGTAACGGTGTGGGTGAGTATTATTCACAGCTTAAACCTGTGGTTGAAGGTGATCGTGTGTTTGCTGCTTCCCGTGATGGGATGCTGGCCGCTTATGATAAAGAAACAGGCAAACGCCAATGGCAGTTGCGACTCGATAAGCTCGCCGTTAACGAACAACAGCGTAGCCCGCGCATTGCCGGTGGCTTAGTAGCCGCCTATGGCAATCTCTACTTTGGCTCAGAAAATGGCTTGGTGTATGCCGTAAGCCAAGCAGACGGCGACTTGCTCTGGACACAAACGGTAGCAGGTGAAGTATTAGCCGCACCAGCCGTGGACGATGGCAAAGTGGTAGTGCACACCAGCGCTGGCAACTTAATTGCCCTCGACTCCAGTACTGGCGTCCAGCAATGGCAGTTGCGTAATGAGCAGCCCAGCTTAACACTGCGCAGCCAAGCTACCCCCGTGACCGCAGGCGGCGCCGTATTATACGGTCGTGCCGATGGCCGCTTAGGTATTGCCTTGTTGGCCAATGGGCAGCCGGTACGCGATACCCGTATTGCTAATCCGCGCGGTGCCACCGAGTTGGAACGCATGGTGGATGTGGCGGCCAAACCGGTGATTTTGGGCGATATTCTGTTCACTATCGCATATAATGGCCAGCTAACTGCTCATCAGTTGATTTCGGGGCAAGAATTGTGGAAGCGCCAATATCAGGGCTCTCAGGATCTCAGCACCGACGGACGCCTACTTTATATCAGCGATAGCCGCAGCCACTTGTTTGCGGTCGATGCCCGCAGTGGCATGGAAGTATGGTCGAACACCGAGCTAGAAAACCGCCAGCTAACCGCATCGGTCGTGTTTGGTGATTATCTGGTGGCCGGGGATGCACAGGGTTATTTGTACTGGTTTGATAGCCAAACTGGTGTACTTAAATCGCTACAGCGTATTGATAGTAAGGGGCTTTATGTAGCACCTATTGTCGCCGGTAATACGCTTTATGTGCAAAGCCGCAGTGGAGATTTGTTGGCCATAGACCAACCCTGA
- a CDS encoding YfgM family protein: MDFNSTEEQQLETLKRWWAEYGKSIILGAVVGLGGLFGWRYYQEHQVETRAAGADNFANVSTQLATQGPDAFTEVAAFVEQNQGNNYGELAALLLAGEAVKANQLPLAQQQLEFALANTKDAAISETIRLRLARVLLAQDKADEAQAQLNGVKQDAFSAQRSEIQGDLYSAQGNTDEAYKAYQAAEEAGGLNNNPALKLKLDNLAVNPAATPAESDKV; the protein is encoded by the coding sequence GTGGATTTTAATAGCACGGAAGAACAGCAACTAGAAACCCTCAAGCGTTGGTGGGCAGAATACGGTAAGTCCATTATTTTGGGTGCCGTGGTGGGCTTAGGCGGTTTATTTGGCTGGCGTTATTATCAAGAGCATCAAGTTGAAACGCGCGCTGCCGGTGCCGATAACTTTGCCAATGTCAGCACTCAGCTAGCCACCCAAGGGCCCGATGCCTTTACTGAGGTGGCGGCGTTTGTTGAACAAAACCAAGGCAACAATTACGGTGAGCTGGCCGCTTTATTGCTGGCAGGCGAAGCCGTAAAAGCTAATCAGCTGCCGCTGGCACAGCAACAGTTGGAATTTGCTTTGGCTAACACGAAAGATGCGGCCATTAGCGAGACCATACGCCTACGTTTAGCGCGAGTGCTATTAGCCCAAGACAAGGCTGACGAAGCACAAGCCCAGCTTAATGGTGTTAAGCAAGACGCCTTCAGTGCCCAGCGCAGTGAAATTCAAGGTGATCTGTACTCAGCCCAAGGCAATACGGATGAGGCTTATAAGGCTTACCAAGCCGCGGAAGAAGCGGGCGGTTTAAATAATAATCCGGCACTGAAGCTGAAATTGGACAACTTGGCGGTCAATCCTGCTGCTACTCCTGCAGAGAGCGATAAAGTATGA
- the hisS gene encoding histidine--tRNA ligase — MAKKIQAIRGMNDCLPEQTPTWQAAESALRQLMSSYGYAEVRMPIMETTGLFRRAIGEVTDVVEKEMYTFDDRNGESMTLRPEGTAGCVRAGIEHGLLYNQERRMWYMGPMFRYERPQKGRYRQFHQFGVEVFGLHGPDIDAELIMLTARLWKQLGVSEHLVLQLNSLGQPSERAEYRQALVAYLEQFFDQLDEDSQRRLHTNPLRVLDSKNPDVQALLHDAPVLSDYFGEATQAHFTGLTALLTAAGIEFEINPRLVRGLDYYNLTVFEWVTTSLGAQGTVCGGGRYDGLVEQLGGQATPAVGFAMGMERLVLLLETLNSAASEPALADIYIAIMGDSTQTAGFALAEQLRDQLPELKVLSHCGGGNFKKQLKRADKSGAGIALILGEDEIARSEVTVKYLRGQGEQQTLALDEVIAQLKKVI, encoded by the coding sequence GTGGCAAAAAAAATTCAAGCAATTCGCGGCATGAACGATTGTCTGCCGGAGCAAACACCGACCTGGCAAGCGGCTGAGTCTGCCTTGCGTCAGTTAATGAGCAGCTATGGTTATGCCGAAGTGCGCATGCCGATCATGGAAACCACAGGCTTGTTTCGTCGTGCCATCGGTGAAGTGACCGATGTGGTCGAAAAAGAAATGTATACCTTTGACGATCGCAATGGCGAGAGCATGACTCTGCGTCCGGAAGGTACCGCAGGTTGCGTGCGTGCCGGCATTGAGCATGGTTTGCTGTATAACCAAGAGCGGCGCATGTGGTACATGGGTCCTATGTTTCGCTATGAGCGTCCGCAAAAAGGCCGTTATCGTCAATTCCATCAATTTGGTGTGGAAGTGTTTGGCCTGCATGGCCCAGACATAGATGCAGAATTGATCATGCTTACCGCGCGTCTGTGGAAGCAATTAGGCGTGAGCGAGCATTTAGTGCTGCAGCTCAATAGCCTTGGCCAACCGAGTGAGCGGGCTGAATATCGCCAAGCCTTGGTGGCTTACCTAGAGCAGTTTTTTGACCAGCTCGATGAAGACAGCCAGCGCCGCTTGCACACTAATCCGCTGCGCGTACTGGACAGTAAAAACCCAGACGTACAAGCGCTGTTGCATGACGCACCCGTACTTAGCGATTACTTTGGCGAAGCAACTCAAGCCCACTTTACTGGCTTAACGGCGTTACTCACCGCCGCCGGTATTGAGTTTGAGATTAATCCGCGCTTGGTACGTGGCCTTGATTATTACAATCTCACGGTATTTGAGTGGGTAACGACGAGCTTAGGCGCCCAAGGCACAGTATGTGGTGGCGGCCGTTACGACGGTTTAGTCGAGCAGTTAGGCGGCCAAGCCACCCCTGCGGTAGGCTTTGCCATGGGCATGGAGCGTTTAGTCTTGTTGCTCGAAACTCTTAATTCAGCTGCGAGCGAGCCTGCCTTAGCTGATATTTATATCGCCATTATGGGTGACAGCACTCAAACGGCGGGTTTTGCACTGGCCGAGCAATTGCGCGACCAATTACCCGAACTTAAAGTGCTCAGCCATTGCGGCGGCGGTAACTTTAAAAAGCAATTAAAACGTGCCGACAAGAGTGGCGCCGGTATTGCCTTGATCTTGGGTGAAGATGAAATTGCCCGCTCTGAAGTCACAGTTAAATATTTACGCGGTCAAGGTGAACAACAAACCTTGGCGCTGGATGAAGTTATCGCACAGCTGAAAAAGGTGATCTAA
- the ispG gene encoding flavodoxin-dependent (E)-4-hydroxy-3-methylbut-2-enyl-diphosphate synthase, whose amino-acid sequence MSLPETPIKRRLSKQIRVGSVLVGGDAPITVQTMTNTLTTDVEATLAQIRAVEKVGADIVRISVPTMEAAEAFKLIRAGTTMPLIADIHFDYRIALQVAEYGADCLRINPGNIGNEKRIRAVVDCARDKGIPIRIGVNGGSLEKDIQEKYGEPNSAALVESAMRHVDILDRLNFDQFKVSVKASDVFLAVGAYRELARQIEQPLHLGITEAGGFRAGAVKSAIGLGMLLADGIGDTLRVSLAADPVEEIKVGFDILKSLRIRSRGINFIACPSCSRQEFDVISTVNELEQRLEDLVLPMDVSIIGCVVNGPGEALISDLGLAGAQRKSALYEGGERVGRLDNRSLVDTLEARIRAKAAMMDPSSRITIKQQK is encoded by the coding sequence ATGTCCTTACCTGAAACTCCCATCAAACGTCGCCTCTCCAAGCAAATTCGCGTCGGCTCGGTATTGGTCGGGGGAGATGCTCCCATTACCGTACAGACCATGACCAATACCCTGACCACGGATGTTGAGGCAACGCTTGCCCAAATTCGCGCCGTAGAAAAAGTCGGCGCCGATATAGTGCGTATCTCTGTGCCGACCATGGAAGCCGCCGAAGCGTTCAAATTGATCCGCGCCGGTACCACAATGCCGCTGATCGCCGATATCCATTTTGATTATCGCATCGCGCTGCAAGTGGCCGAATATGGCGCCGATTGCCTGCGTATTAACCCTGGTAATATTGGTAATGAAAAGAGGATCCGTGCCGTGGTCGATTGCGCCCGCGATAAAGGTATTCCCATTCGTATCGGCGTTAACGGCGGTTCATTAGAAAAAGACATCCAAGAGAAATACGGCGAGCCCAATTCCGCCGCCTTGGTTGAGTCGGCGATGCGCCACGTAGACATCTTAGACCGATTGAACTTCGACCAATTTAAAGTCAGCGTAAAAGCCTCAGATGTGTTCTTAGCCGTGGGCGCTTATCGTGAACTGGCGCGCCAAATTGAACAGCCGCTGCATTTAGGTATAACCGAAGCCGGCGGCTTTCGTGCTGGCGCCGTTAAGTCTGCTATTGGTCTGGGCATGTTGTTAGCCGATGGCATCGGCGATACCTTGCGGGTGTCCTTGGCCGCAGATCCGGTAGAAGAAATTAAAGTGGGTTTTGATATTCTCAAATCCCTGCGCATTCGTTCGCGCGGCATTAACTTTATTGCTTGTCCGTCTTGTTCTCGTCAAGAGTTTGATGTGATAAGCACAGTTAACGAGCTCGAACAACGACTGGAAGATTTAGTACTGCCAATGGATGTGTCTATTATTGGCTGTGTGGTCAATGGTCCGGGTGAGGCGTTAATTTCCGATTTAGGCTTAGCGGGTGCCCAACGTAAGAGCGCCCTCTATGAAGGCGGCGAGCGCGTGGGCCGGCTAGATAATCGCAGCTTAGTAGATACACTAGAAGCGCGTATTCGCGCCAAAGCGGCCATGATGGATCCGAGCTCGCGCATAACCATCAAGCAGCAAAAGTAA
- the rodZ gene encoding cytoskeleton protein RodZ, with protein sequence MTINETDSQPQAEAKVSAGPGPGETLQQAREAKGWTQAEVARRLNLRLAVIESIDSDHYKAGVALTFLRGYVKAYAKVVGVPEAQALAAFDSMSHEQFKAVEPMKSFSKKTRQQASDKWLKRISWLVFLGLLTSLVYWWWHEGAGQPARHLESENNAAQTDTGLAAPVTTSNEGLLPLNVGTDATAVEPAAASAVEGATTDATATDAAVDSALVDDSVVANTVAGAESTDTDGTDAENPTIDNSTSNEPAVSTNARLLTLSFSDDCWIKITDSQGKVLSEGVKKAQQSLALEGEPPFKLILGVPTAVRAEYLGKAVDLSSFRAGRSARLTVPQS encoded by the coding sequence ATGACTATAAATGAAACAGACTCTCAGCCACAAGCTGAAGCAAAAGTAAGTGCAGGCCCAGGTCCAGGTGAAACACTTCAACAAGCCCGTGAAGCCAAAGGCTGGACCCAAGCGGAAGTAGCCCGCAGATTAAATCTGCGCTTGGCCGTGATCGAGTCAATTGACAGTGATCATTACAAGGCCGGTGTGGCACTGACGTTTTTACGCGGTTACGTTAAAGCTTACGCTAAAGTAGTGGGCGTACCTGAAGCTCAGGCGTTGGCCGCGTTTGACAGCATGAGCCATGAGCAATTTAAAGCTGTCGAGCCGATGAAAAGCTTTTCTAAAAAAACGCGCCAACAAGCCAGTGATAAATGGTTAAAACGCATTAGCTGGCTGGTGTTTTTAGGCCTGCTGACTTCACTCGTGTATTGGTGGTGGCATGAGGGAGCCGGTCAACCCGCTCGCCATCTTGAGTCTGAAAACAACGCGGCTCAAACAGACACTGGCTTAGCTGCGCCCGTCACGACGTCAAATGAGGGTTTGTTACCTTTAAATGTCGGAACAGACGCCACGGCCGTAGAACCTGCCGCTGCTTCTGCTGTTGAGGGGGCTACGACTGATGCCACAGCCACCGATGCAGCTGTTGATAGCGCCTTGGTCGATGATTCGGTTGTTGCTAATACGGTTGCTGGTGCTGAGAGCACTGACACTGATGGCACTGATGCTGAGAACCCCACTATTGATAACTCGACAAGCAATGAGCCGGCAGTCAGCACTAATGCCCGCTTACTGACCTTGAGCTTCAGTGATGATTGCTGGATTAAAATTACCGACAGCCAAGGTAAAGTACTCAGTGAAGGCGTCAAAAAAGCTCAGCAGTCATTAGCACTGGAAGGCGAGCCGCCCTTTAAGTTGATTTTGGGCGTACCCACTGCGGTGCGTGCCGAGTACTTAGGCAAAGCCGTCGACTTATCTTCGTTTCGTGCCGGTCGGTCTGCCCGACTGACAGTACCGCAATCTTGA
- a CDS encoding bifunctional tRNA (adenosine(37)-C2)-methyltransferase TrmG/ribosomal RNA large subunit methyltransferase RlmN: protein MSAKKINLLDLDRDGVRAFFEELGEKPFRADQVMKWIYHFGCDDFEQMTNINKVLRAKLQEKAEIRAPEISVEKISEDGTIKWAMMVGDQEVETVYIPDGDRATLCVSSQVGCALDCKFCSTAQQGFNRNLKVSEIIGQVWRAASRVGFIRDTGRKPITNVVMMGMGEPLLNLNNVVPAMSLMLEDYGFGLSKRRVTLSTSGVVPALDKMADMIDVALAVSLHAPNDKLRSQIMPINDKYNIATLIASIRNYISKSTANQGKVTIEYVLLDHVNDDMQHAHELAELLKDLPCKINLIPFNPFPDNDYERPSNSRIDRFNKVLMQYGNTVTIRKTRGDDIDAACGQLVGDVIDRTKRTQKKQLQQETISVTML from the coding sequence ATGAGTGCAAAAAAAATAAACCTGCTGGATCTGGATCGTGATGGCGTACGTGCGTTCTTTGAAGAACTAGGCGAGAAGCCATTTCGAGCCGATCAAGTGATGAAATGGATCTATCACTTCGGTTGTGACGATTTTGAGCAGATGACCAACATCAACAAGGTGTTGCGCGCTAAGTTACAAGAAAAAGCCGAGATCCGCGCTCCTGAAATTAGCGTCGAAAAAATCTCTGAAGATGGCACCATTAAATGGGCCATGATGGTCGGCGACCAAGAAGTCGAAACCGTGTATATCCCAGACGGCGACCGCGCTACTTTGTGTGTGTCTTCTCAGGTGGGTTGTGCGCTGGATTGCAAATTTTGCTCCACCGCGCAACAAGGTTTTAACCGTAACCTGAAAGTGTCGGAAATTATCGGCCAAGTGTGGCGCGCCGCCAGTCGCGTGGGTTTTATCCGCGACACCGGCCGCAAGCCCATTACCAACGTGGTGATGATGGGCATGGGTGAGCCGCTGCTTAACCTCAATAACGTAGTGCCCGCCATGAGCTTGATGCTAGAGGACTATGGTTTTGGTCTGTCTAAGCGCCGCGTCACCTTATCGACTTCAGGCGTAGTGCCAGCACTCGATAAAATGGCCGATATGATAGATGTGGCTTTGGCGGTGTCTTTGCATGCGCCCAATGATAAATTGCGCTCACAAATCATGCCGATCAATGACAAGTACAATATCGCCACTCTGATTGCCAGTATCCGTAATTACATCAGCAAGTCTACGGCTAACCAAGGCAAGGTGACCATAGAGTATGTGCTGTTGGATCACGTCAATGATGATATGCAACATGCCCATGAACTGGCTGAGTTATTAAAAGACTTACCTTGCAAGATCAACCTGATCCCCTTTAATCCCTTCCCAGACAATGATTATGAAAGGCCAAGTAATAGCCGTATCGATCGCTTCAATAAAGTGCTGATGCAATACGGTAATACAGTGACCATTCGTAAAACCCGCGGCGACGATATAGATGCGGCTTGTGGCCAGTTAGTGGGTGACGTGATTGATCGCACTAAACGTACCCAGAAAAAACAGCTGCAGCAAGAAACTATATCCGTCACAATGCTTTAA
- a CDS encoding nucleobase:cation symporter-2 family protein: MTISSVKQKALRPEDENLGIAANIAYGFQHVLTMYGGIIAVPLIVGQAAGLNPAEIGMLIAASLFIGGLATLLQTIGIPFFGCQLPLVQGVSFASVATVVAIVTSGGGLPSVFGAVIAASIIGFVITPIFSNIIKFFPPLVTGSVITIIGLTLMPVAARWAMGGNSKAPDFGSMTNIGLAALTLGLVLLLSKLGNAAISRLSILLAMVLGTAAAWGLGLVSFAKVLEGPIFAFPAPFYFGAPTFEIAAIVSMFIVVLVILVETSADILAVGDIIDTKVDARRLGDGLRADMISSAIAPLFGSFTQSAFAQNVGLVAVTGVKSRFVVSFAGLILVTLGLLPIMGRVVATVPTAVLGGAGIVLFGTVAASGIRTLAKVNYHNNMNLIIVATSIGFGMLPIAAPSFYHAFPDWFATIFHSGISSTAIMAILLNLLFNHMTLGNSDQQSVFAAGTERTIRPEALKHLSEGDYFTTGKLFDLEGNEVCVSEECDESLPLAPKQSTGPKTNIDH, translated from the coding sequence ATGACAATATCATCGGTTAAGCAAAAAGCGCTTCGCCCTGAAGATGAAAATCTTGGGATAGCGGCTAATATCGCATACGGCTTTCAACACGTACTTACTATGTATGGCGGTATTATTGCAGTGCCGCTTATTGTTGGCCAAGCCGCCGGCTTAAACCCCGCAGAAATAGGCATGCTGATTGCGGCCTCACTGTTTATTGGCGGTTTAGCCACCTTGTTGCAAACCATAGGTATCCCCTTCTTTGGCTGTCAGCTACCGCTGGTACAAGGGGTATCTTTTGCCAGTGTGGCCACTGTGGTGGCCATAGTGACCTCCGGTGGCGGGTTGCCCTCGGTGTTTGGGGCCGTGATTGCAGCTTCTATTATCGGCTTTGTGATCACGCCCATTTTCTCTAATATCATCAAATTCTTTCCGCCCTTAGTTACAGGATCTGTGATTACTATCATTGGTTTAACGCTGATGCCGGTAGCGGCGCGCTGGGCCATGGGCGGTAATAGCAAGGCCCCCGATTTTGGTAGCATGACCAATATCGGGCTTGCGGCACTAACGCTGGGCTTAGTGTTGTTATTAAGTAAATTAGGTAATGCAGCCATCAGCCGCTTGTCTATCTTGCTGGCTATGGTTTTAGGCACGGCGGCAGCTTGGGGACTAGGGCTGGTGAGCTTTGCCAAGGTTTTGGAAGGCCCCATTTTTGCCTTTCCGGCACCCTTTTATTTTGGTGCGCCTACCTTTGAGATTGCCGCTATTGTGTCGATGTTTATCGTGGTGCTGGTGATTTTGGTAGAAACCTCCGCGGATATTCTGGCGGTAGGGGACATTATCGACACTAAAGTTGACGCCCGTCGCTTAGGTGATGGCTTGCGTGCCGACATGATCTCCAGTGCTATAGCGCCCTTATTTGGCTCATTTACCCAAAGCGCCTTTGCCCAAAACGTCGGCTTGGTGGCGGTAACCGGGGTTAAGAGCCGATTTGTGGTGTCGTTTGCCGGTCTTATTTTAGTGACCTTAGGGCTGTTGCCCATTATGGGCCGTGTGGTGGCGACGGTGCCGACTGCTGTGTTAGGTGGTGCCGGTATTGTATTGTTTGGCACGGTTGCGGCCAGTGGTATTCGTACCCTCGCTAAGGTGAATTATCATAACAACATGAACCTCATTATAGTGGCCACCTCCATTGGCTTTGGCATGTTGCCGATAGCCGCCCCCAGCTTTTATCACGCCTTTCCGGATTGGTTTGCCACTATTTTTCACTCCGGTATTAGCTCTACCGCGATTATGGCTATCTTGTTGAACTTGTTATTTAACCACATGACCTTAGGCAACTCGGATCAGCAGTCGGTGTTTGCCGCCGGTACTGAGCGCACCATTCGCCCCGAAGCACTGAAACATTTGTCGGAAGGGGATTACTTCACCACCGGTAAATTGTTTGATTTGGAAGGAAATGAAGTTTGCGTATCAGAGGAATGCGACGAGAGCCTACCATTGGCGCCAAAACAGAGCACAGGCCCTAAAACTAACATTGACCATTAA
- the ndk gene encoding nucleoside-diphosphate kinase — protein MAIERTFSIIKPDAVAKNLVGAIYQRFEAAGLKIVAAKMVHLDNAKAEGFYAEHSERPFFKALVDFMTSGPVMVQVLEGENAVLRHREIMGATNPADALAGTLRADYADSIDENAVHGSDAPASAAREIAYFFSDAELCPRTR, from the coding sequence ATGGCTATCGAACGCACTTTTTCTATCATCAAGCCTGATGCAGTAGCAAAAAACTTAGTTGGCGCTATCTACCAGCGCTTTGAAGCTGCTGGTCTGAAGATCGTAGCTGCAAAAATGGTTCACCTGGATAACGCTAAAGCAGAAGGTTTCTACGCTGAGCACAGCGAGCGTCCTTTCTTTAAAGCACTGGTTGATTTCATGACTTCAGGTCCTGTTATGGTTCAAGTGTTGGAAGGCGAAAACGCCGTTCTGCGTCATCGTGAAATCATGGGTGCTACTAACCCAGCTGACGCTTTGGCCGGTACTTTACGCGCCGACTACGCAGACAGCATTGACGAAAACGCCGTTCACGGTTCAGATGCTCCTGCTTCTGCTGCCCGTGAAATCGCGTACTTCTTCAGCGATGCTGAGTTGTGCCCACGCACGCGTTAA
- the iscX gene encoding Fe-S cluster assembly protein IscX codes for MSLKWTDSREIALDLLEAYPDTDPKTVRFTDLHQWICELDGFDDDPKRSNENILEAIIMIWMDEFD; via the coding sequence ATGAGTCTTAAATGGACTGATAGTCGCGAGATAGCGCTAGACCTGCTGGAAGCTTATCCGGATACGGATCCTAAAACCGTGCGTTTTACGGATCTGCATCAGTGGATTTGTGAATTAGACGGTTTTGATGATGATCCTAAGCGCTCTAATGAAAATATTTTAGAAGCCATCATTATGATTTGGATGGACGAGTTTGATTAA